One segment of Corynebacterium atrinae DNA contains the following:
- a CDS encoding ParB/RepB/Spo0J family partition protein — MTDDKAKKLPKGAPKIVQEPRKGGLGRGLAALIPSGPTSGSPRLGDGAADVILGGTKGARQASSTTAPPAKPSKLEPRGVDKQAVTPADGFGATYREIPLGEIVPNPQQPRQVFDEEALAELVHSIREFGLMQPIVVRRAADDSGYEIIMGERRWRASSKAGLRTIPAIVRETDDGDMLRDALLENIHRVQLNPLEEASAYQQLLEEFGVTQTELADRLGRSRPVITNTLRLLTLPVAVQRRVAAGVLSSGHARAIAGVKLGDDTSAAQDHLADRVVAEGLSVRATEEAVTLLNRNGAPAEKKQATPVAQPEAFIRAADRLADEWDTKVTVTMGRRKGKMVVEFGDQEDFERILALIEGQG, encoded by the coding sequence ATGACCGACGATAAGGCTAAGAAGCTGCCCAAGGGCGCCCCTAAGATCGTGCAGGAACCCCGCAAGGGTGGCCTGGGTCGAGGTCTTGCCGCGCTCATCCCTTCGGGCCCTACCTCCGGCTCGCCCCGCCTCGGCGACGGTGCGGCCGACGTCATTTTGGGGGGCACCAAGGGTGCCCGCCAGGCCAGCTCAACGACGGCTCCACCGGCGAAACCGTCAAAGCTTGAACCCCGGGGCGTCGATAAGCAGGCGGTAACGCCAGCCGACGGTTTCGGTGCCACCTACCGCGAGATCCCCCTCGGGGAGATCGTGCCCAACCCGCAGCAGCCCCGCCAGGTCTTCGATGAGGAGGCGCTGGCCGAGCTCGTCCATTCGATTCGCGAGTTCGGGCTCATGCAGCCGATCGTCGTGCGCCGCGCCGCCGATGACTCGGGCTACGAGATCATCATGGGTGAGCGCCGCTGGCGGGCATCCTCGAAGGCGGGTCTGCGCACCATCCCGGCGATCGTCCGGGAGACCGACGACGGCGACATGCTGCGCGATGCCCTCCTGGAGAACATCCACCGCGTGCAGCTCAATCCGTTGGAAGAAGCCTCGGCCTACCAGCAGTTGCTCGAGGAATTTGGCGTCACCCAGACGGAGCTGGCGGACCGCCTGGGCCGTTCTCGTCCCGTAATCACAAACACCCTGCGCCTGCTCACCCTGCCGGTGGCGGTGCAACGTCGGGTGGCGGCCGGAGTGTTGTCCTCGGGCCATGCCCGGGCGATCGCCGGCGTGAAGTTGGGTGATGACACGTCTGCCGCGCAGGACCATCTAGCCGACCGGGTCGTCGCCGAGGGGTTGAGCGTGCGCGCCACGGAAGAGGCCGTGACTCTGCTCAACCGCAACGGGGCCCCGGCGGAGAAAAAGCAGGCCACCCCGGTCGCTCAGCCGGAGGCCTTCATCCGTGCGGCGGACCGCCTCGCCGACGAGTGGGATACCAAGGTTACGGTCACGATGGGTCGCCGCAAGGGCAAGATGGTCGTCGAGTTCGGCGACCAGGAAGACTTCGAACGCATCCTCGCGCTCATCGAGGGTCAGGGATAG
- a CDS encoding ParA family protein, whose product MDDHTRVRSPRATLPKPERPRLITVANQKGGVGKTTSSVNLAASLAEHGNKVLVIDLDPQGNASTALGAVHTSGTTSSYEMLIGEATGLEAMQQSTAHENLYCIPATIDLAGAEIEMVSMVRREYRLHDALRRGFIQEQGFDYVFIDCPPSLGLLTINAMTAVDEVLIPIQCEYYALEGVGQLLNNITMIREHLNTNLHISAILLTMYDGRTKLSEQVATEVRQHFGDVVLINLIPRSVKVSEAPGFGQTIIQFDRSSKGAMAYLDAAWEFGARGDYQTVASTGAIGVSPETAAELNALDTVEEQ is encoded by the coding sequence ATGGATGACCACACACGGGTACGTTCCCCCCGGGCCACGCTGCCCAAGCCGGAACGCCCACGCCTGATCACCGTCGCGAACCAAAAGGGCGGGGTGGGCAAGACGACCTCGTCAGTCAACCTGGCTGCCAGCCTGGCGGAGCACGGTAACAAGGTGCTGGTCATCGACCTCGACCCGCAGGGCAACGCCTCGACCGCGTTGGGGGCCGTGCATACCTCCGGCACCACATCCAGCTATGAGATGCTCATCGGTGAGGCCACTGGCCTCGAGGCGATGCAGCAGTCAACTGCCCACGAAAACCTCTATTGCATCCCCGCCACCATCGATCTAGCGGGCGCCGAAATTGAAATGGTCAGCATGGTGCGCCGCGAGTACCGGCTCCATGACGCGCTGCGCCGCGGGTTCATCCAGGAACAGGGCTTCGATTACGTGTTCATCGACTGCCCGCCCTCGCTCGGGCTGCTCACCATCAACGCGATGACGGCCGTCGACGAGGTCCTCATCCCCATTCAGTGCGAGTATTACGCCCTGGAAGGTGTGGGCCAGCTGCTCAACAACATCACGATGATTCGTGAGCACCTGAACACTAACCTGCACATCTCGGCCATCCTGTTAACGATGTACGACGGCCGCACCAAGCTCTCCGAGCAGGTGGCCACCGAGGTGCGCCAGCACTTCGGCGATGTGGTGTTGATCAACCTCATTCCCCGCTCGGTGAAGGTCTCCGAGGCGCCCGGTTTCGGCCAGACAATCATTCAGTTCGACCGTTCCTCGAAGGGAGCGATGGCGTACCTCGACGCCGCGTGGGAATTCGGAGCTCGGGGCGACTACCAGACGGTAGCTTCGACTGGCGCCATCGGAGTGAGCCCGGAAACCGCCGCCGAGCTCAACGCTTTGGACACCGTGGAGGAGCAATAA